The Streptomyces sp. NBC_00440 genome contains a region encoding:
- a CDS encoding PDR/VanB family oxidoreductase → MTTPTTAHPVRRRALPVTHDLLDLIVTERVKEATDVVSLSLRRTDGHPLPPWAPGAHLDLLLGDGLQRQYSLCGGDAVTYRIAVLLKPAGRGGSAHVHAELREGCHVQARGPRNHFPLEPATGYRFVAGGIGITPILPMLAAVDDSAPWTLLYGGRSRSSMAFREELARCFPDERMRLVEGSLDLGDHLAGLGGGELVYACGPASLLTAVEALVPAEQLRLERFTPTAAERALDSVFEIELAQSGRVLNVPADQSILHTLQAAGLDPLYSCTEGTCGTCETGLVAGQADHRDSVLSPQERVADDTVMICVSRARSPRLVLDL, encoded by the coding sequence ATGACCACCCCGACCACCGCACACCCCGTCCGTCGGAGGGCCCTCCCCGTGACTCATGACCTGCTCGATCTCATCGTCACTGAGCGCGTCAAGGAAGCGACGGATGTGGTCTCGCTGTCATTGCGTCGTACCGACGGTCACCCGCTGCCGCCGTGGGCGCCGGGCGCCCACCTCGATCTCCTGCTGGGCGATGGGCTGCAACGCCAGTACTCGTTGTGTGGCGGCGACGCCGTGACGTACCGCATCGCGGTCCTGCTGAAGCCCGCAGGACGCGGAGGCTCAGCGCACGTCCACGCCGAACTGCGGGAGGGGTGCCACGTCCAGGCACGCGGGCCGCGCAACCACTTTCCCCTGGAGCCGGCCACCGGATACCGGTTCGTTGCCGGCGGGATCGGGATCACCCCGATCCTGCCGATGCTCGCGGCGGTCGACGACAGCGCGCCGTGGACACTGCTGTACGGCGGACGGTCCCGGAGCTCCATGGCCTTCAGGGAAGAACTCGCACGCTGCTTCCCGGACGAGCGGATGCGGCTCGTTGAGGGCTCGCTGGATCTGGGTGACCACCTGGCCGGCCTCGGGGGCGGCGAGCTCGTCTACGCGTGCGGACCTGCATCCCTGCTCACAGCGGTCGAGGCGCTCGTTCCAGCGGAGCAGCTACGCCTGGAACGCTTTACACCGACAGCCGCGGAACGCGCACTGGACTCGGTCTTCGAGATCGAACTGGCCCAATCCGGGAGGGTGCTGAACGTACCGGCCGACCAGTCGATCCTGCATACCCTTCAAGCGGCGGGGCTGGACCCGCTCTACTCCTGCACCGAGGGCACCTGTGGCACCTGCGAAACGGGGCTGGTGGCCGGGCAAGCCGACCACCGAGACAGCGTGCTCTCCCCGCAGGAGCGTGTTGCGGACGACACGGTAATGATCTGTGTTTCGCGGGCACGAAGCCCAAGACTCGTCCTGGATCTGTGA
- a CDS encoding IclR family transcriptional regulator: MARRTGLHVATTSRLVGELVAHGFLSRDDDRRVRIRIRLWELVVRASPTLSLRDAAMPFMEGVHDVVGHHVQLAVLDGEEALFLERLSAPNALINYTRIAGRLPLHASSSGLVLLAHGPAALKDRVLAGEMTAYTVATPAAPARLRALLAEVRRQGFAYRPGYVRDDALGIAAPVREADKVVRKAGTKSTARPTRPKHSRMPDVPTC, from the coding sequence ATCGCTCGCCGCACCGGTCTGCACGTGGCCACGACCTCCCGCCTGGTGGGGGAGCTGGTGGCGCACGGGTTCCTGAGCCGGGACGACGACCGTCGCGTGCGCATCAGGATCCGGCTGTGGGAACTCGTCGTACGGGCTTCGCCGACACTGTCCCTGCGCGACGCCGCGATGCCGTTCATGGAGGGCGTACACGACGTGGTGGGCCACCATGTGCAACTCGCCGTCCTCGACGGCGAGGAGGCGCTGTTCCTCGAGCGGCTCTCCGCCCCGAACGCGCTGATCAACTACACCCGTATCGCCGGACGGCTTCCGCTGCACGCCTCCTCCAGCGGCCTGGTCCTGCTGGCCCACGGCCCGGCCGCGCTGAAGGACCGAGTCCTCGCGGGGGAGATGACCGCCTACACGGTGGCCACTCCGGCCGCCCCCGCGCGGCTGCGCGCGCTCCTTGCCGAGGTGCGCCGTCAGGGATTCGCGTACCGCCCCGGGTACGTGCGCGACGACGCACTCGGGATCGCCGCGCCGGTGCGCGAGGCCGACAAGGTGGTCCGGAAGGCCGGTACCAAAAGCACAGCAAGACCTACCCGACCAAAGCACTCGCGGATGCCCGACGTGCCGACCTGTTGA
- a CDS encoding LysR family transcriptional regulator, translated as MNLARLDLNLVVALRALLEERNVTRAGQRVGLSQPAMSAALSRLRRHFDDDLLSRVGGHYELTALGQVLLDRTSTAYDVLERLFSSQADFDPAKESREFKLVASDYAVAVFGAELARAVHEEAPGIRLRFAQTPPTVVDDTATLLSTVDGLLMPHGVISDFPATDLYHDRWVFVVADDHPSVTDQLTRQDLEELPWVTYQRTYDAPAVRQLGMLGVEPRVEVSVDSFQLLPQLVGGTRRIAMVQARLARLLAPIAPVRIVEPPYEAVPLREALWWHPVHTHDAAHIWLRETAARVGGRLPAR; from the coding sequence GTGAATCTGGCCCGCTTGGACCTCAACCTCGTCGTGGCCCTGCGCGCGCTACTGGAGGAGCGCAACGTCACCCGTGCCGGACAGCGCGTCGGACTAAGCCAGCCCGCCATGAGCGCCGCCCTGTCCCGGCTGCGCCGCCACTTTGACGACGACCTGCTCTCCCGCGTCGGCGGCCACTACGAACTCACCGCCCTCGGACAGGTCCTCCTCGACCGCACCTCCACCGCCTACGACGTCCTCGAACGGCTCTTCTCCAGCCAGGCCGACTTCGACCCGGCCAAGGAAAGCCGTGAGTTCAAGCTGGTGGCCTCCGACTACGCAGTCGCCGTCTTCGGCGCCGAACTCGCCCGCGCCGTCCACGAGGAGGCCCCCGGAATCCGGCTGCGCTTCGCGCAGACCCCGCCCACCGTGGTCGACGACACCGCCACCCTGCTCAGCACCGTCGACGGACTGCTCATGCCGCACGGCGTCATCAGCGACTTCCCCGCCACCGACCTCTACCACGACCGATGGGTCTTCGTGGTCGCCGACGACCACCCATCCGTCACCGACCAGCTCACCCGGCAGGACCTCGAGGAACTGCCGTGGGTCACCTACCAGCGCACGTACGACGCACCGGCCGTGCGCCAGCTCGGAATGCTCGGCGTGGAGCCACGCGTGGAGGTCTCCGTCGATAGCTTCCAGCTGCTACCGCAGCTGGTGGGCGGCACCCGGCGCATCGCCATGGTCCAGGCCCGGCTCGCCCGACTGCTCGCGCCGATCGCCCCCGTGCGGATCGTGGAACCTCCCTACGAGGCGGTCCCCTTGCGGGAGGCCCTGTGGTGGCATCCGGTGCACACGCACGATGCGGCTCATATCTGGCTGCGCGAGACCGCCGCGCGCGTCGGGGGCAGACTGCCCGCGCGATGA